In one window of Catalinimonas alkaloidigena DNA:
- a CDS encoding 3-phosphoshikimate 1-carboxyvinyltransferase, with the protein MSVSSVTLTHPTGRVQCTIPLPSSKSESNRLLIIRALSGTDTPLHNLAAARDTQTMMRLLQSDEEEVDVLDAGTTMRFLTAYYALSGQTKVMTGTPRMCERPIGPLVDALRQIGAQITYLNHEGYPPMRLEGFHYEGHHRVTLPGNISSQYISALLMVAPTLPDGLEIELTGPIGSRPYIEMTRALMRDFGVDSEWHGNLLSVGPQPYLAQEYTVESDWSGASYWYAIAALATDAEIVLKGLKKDSLQGDSRLVELMRPLGVQTEFIDGGLRLTHTPAAKETTINFVDCPDVAQTIFVVCAAKGIQLQATGLESLRVKETDRILALQQELGKFGHRIEETHPGHWTLRLAQPMPTHELTTIHTYDDHRMAMAFAPLALRQPLRIEDPDVVNKSYPSFWQDLETADFDIIREAAP; encoded by the coding sequence ATGTCTGTTTCATCCGTCACACTGACCCATCCTACCGGCCGGGTGCAATGCACCATCCCCCTGCCTTCGTCCAAGAGTGAAAGTAATCGCCTGCTGATCATCCGCGCGCTGTCGGGGACCGATACGCCGCTGCACAACCTTGCCGCCGCCCGCGATACGCAAACGATGATGCGCCTGCTGCAATCGGACGAAGAAGAAGTCGACGTACTCGACGCCGGCACCACGATGCGCTTCCTGACGGCCTATTACGCCCTCTCGGGGCAGACCAAGGTGATGACGGGCACGCCCCGCATGTGCGAACGCCCCATTGGCCCCCTGGTCGACGCCCTGCGGCAAATCGGAGCGCAGATCACCTACCTGAACCACGAAGGCTACCCGCCCATGCGCCTGGAAGGGTTTCACTACGAAGGCCACCACCGCGTGACGCTGCCCGGCAACATCAGCAGTCAGTACATTTCGGCGCTGCTGATGGTGGCCCCGACGCTGCCCGACGGCTTGGAAATCGAACTGACCGGACCCATCGGATCGCGGCCCTACATCGAGATGACCCGCGCGCTGATGCGCGACTTCGGCGTGGACTCGGAGTGGCACGGCAACCTGCTGAGCGTGGGACCGCAGCCTTACCTCGCCCAGGAATATACTGTGGAATCGGACTGGTCGGGCGCGAGTTACTGGTACGCCATTGCGGCGCTGGCCACCGACGCCGAAATCGTCTTGAAGGGTCTGAAAAAGGATTCGTTGCAAGGCGATAGCCGGCTGGTGGAACTTATGCGGCCGCTGGGTGTGCAGACCGAGTTCATCGACGGCGGCCTGCGGCTGACCCATACGCCGGCGGCCAAAGAGACGACCATCAATTTTGTGGATTGCCCCGATGTGGCACAGACGATTTTTGTGGTGTGTGCCGCCAAAGGCATCCAGTTGCAAGCCACGGGGCTGGAAAGCCTGCGGGTGAAGGAAACCGACCGCATTCTGGCGTTGCAACAGGAGCTGGGCAAGTTCGGCCACCGCATCGAAGAGACGCACCCCGGTCACTGGACCCTACGCCTCGCCCAACCGATGCCGACCCACGAACTGACGACCATCCACACTTACGACGATCACCGCATGGCGATGGCTTTTGCGCCGCTGGCACTCCGCCAGCCCCTCCGCATCGAAGACCCGGACGTGGTCAACAAATCATATCCGAGTTTCTGGCAGGATTTGGAAACCGCCGATTTCGACATCATCCGCGAAGCGGCGCCCTAA
- a CDS encoding efflux RND transporter periplasmic adaptor subunit has translation MRFLPPKFRLLLVLLTLGLAACQETAHRHDEGEPTTTYTCPMHPQVVETAPGSCPICGMDLVAVDKGGAEEAALMLSSRQITLGNIRSVPVDSGTVSGQTLLTGRLVTDETQTDVVSSRAAGRIERLWLKETGTRVRQGQPLYELYSEELLTLQREFLLARRQVEELGDEEPRFASFLEAARQKLLLYGLTEAQLTHLAQQDQPAARVTFVAPTSGFVTQVTAQEGQYVAEGGMLYQLARLDPLWVEAELYAQEVAQVQLNTPVQVRVEGQPATPFETRISFRNPEFRVGAQVLLIRAEVPNPEGTLQPGMQATVRLPRSNTQIGMTVPTEAVIRTSKGAHVWIQTSDHTFEERPVMLGEETAQRVAIHHGLQPDARVVVSGAYLLYSEWVLKKGGEPVMSHDHESMAGM, from the coding sequence ATGCGATTCCTACCACCTAAATTTCGTCTTCTACTCGTGCTGCTGACGCTTGGACTGGCTGCCTGTCAGGAGACCGCTCACCGTCACGACGAAGGCGAACCTACAACTACCTACACCTGCCCGATGCATCCGCAGGTGGTAGAGACAGCGCCGGGGAGCTGCCCCATCTGCGGGATGGACCTCGTGGCGGTTGACAAGGGCGGCGCGGAAGAAGCCGCGCTGATGTTGAGCAGTCGGCAGATTACCCTGGGCAACATCCGGTCGGTCCCCGTCGATTCCGGGACCGTGTCGGGGCAGACCCTCCTCACCGGGCGGCTGGTGACCGACGAAACGCAAACCGACGTGGTGAGTAGCCGCGCCGCCGGACGCATCGAGCGGCTGTGGCTGAAAGAAACCGGCACGCGTGTGCGGCAGGGCCAACCGCTTTACGAGCTGTACAGTGAGGAACTGCTGACCCTCCAGCGGGAGTTTCTACTGGCCCGCCGCCAGGTGGAGGAACTAGGAGACGAGGAACCCCGCTTTGCTTCGTTTCTCGAAGCGGCCCGCCAGAAGTTGCTGTTATACGGACTGACGGAGGCACAACTCACGCATCTGGCGCAACAGGACCAACCCGCCGCTCGCGTCACGTTCGTCGCCCCGACATCCGGCTTCGTTACCCAGGTCACCGCGCAGGAGGGACAGTACGTCGCCGAGGGTGGGATGCTCTACCAACTGGCGCGGCTCGATCCGCTCTGGGTAGAGGCCGAGCTGTACGCGCAGGAAGTCGCGCAGGTCCAGCTGAATACGCCCGTGCAGGTCCGCGTGGAGGGACAACCCGCCACTCCGTTTGAAACCCGCATCTCGTTCCGGAATCCGGAATTTCGGGTGGGAGCGCAGGTGCTCCTGATCCGGGCCGAAGTGCCCAATCCGGAAGGGACGCTGCAACCCGGCATGCAGGCCACTGTCCGGTTGCCGCGAAGTAATACCCAAATTGGAATGACGGTCCCCACTGAAGCGGTGATCCGCACCTCGAAAGGCGCACACGTCTGGATCCAGACCAGTGACCATACGTTCGAAGAGCGTCCGGTCATGCTCGGCGAAGAGACTGCCCAGCGTGTCGCCATTCACCACGGCCTGCAACCCGACGCCCGGGTGGTGGTGTCCGGTGCCTACCTCCTGTACAGCGAGTGGGTGCTTAAAAAAGGCGGCGAACCCGTCATGTCGCACGATCACGAGTCCATGGCCGGGATGTAA
- a CDS encoding discoidin domain-containing protein, producing MLLRFTLPRGTSPAVVFSLALSSTLWSGCSTTDQKTSPVDQVIGSMSDSLPVVQLPDEADPEDENWKGIDLTPKAPVLPLYPAEEAQKFLLPAGYHIEPILTEPQIQQPGAIAFDGNGRMYVLELRTYMLTADSDGELEPDSRISRWEDRDHDGVYETGTAFVDSLIFPRFVLPYGKDCILTMESDADNVYKYTDTDGDGKADKKELFTNKYGRSGNVEHQQAFMYWGMDNWLYSTVNAFRVRETPGGVIREKTGYNRAQWGVAHDDDGKLWFQGGASGLPSYFQFPIHYGNFEVENEFAEGFDVPWGAAVKTADMQGGMDEIRQPDGSLKRVTGSAGNDVYRGDRLPRDLQGQYFYGEPVARIVRQINPVVTEGLTTLHNVYQDEQSEFLRSTDPLFRPVDMATAPDGTLYIVDMYHGIIQEGQWAQKGSYLRTKIEQYQLDKVVGLGRIWRITHEGLERDKTQPRMFEERTAELVNHLTHPNGWWRDKAQQLIVLRQDRSVVPQLETLARQDKNMLARFHALWSLEGLNALDVTLVRDLLQDPNPRLRIQALRASETLYKTGKKELASDYQRMLQDPVTEVVIQAMLTAKVLQLPALDRHIQAAMTANQARGVQVVGKQILNPPVVRGFGVSGGPDLTETQLALVEHGAEIFNELCSQCHGTDGTGTPVGEGQVLAPPLTGSLRVQAHPDYVIKTLLHGLTGPIEGKTYAGGIMVGMPEQSDEWVASVLSFIRVNLTNEASPITPADVARVRKASAAQQGPYQYAALRASVPQALPLQDNWNVTASHTASARIGGTASPRSAFNFEGWTTGETQQKGMWFQIELPRPTTLTEVHFNSPPIRSGWGPEAPPPIQTYPRTYEVQVSMDGKTWSEPVATRQGSEADQTVVFAPVDAKFVRITQTTTVEAEDTAPWSMRQLQLFGLVTSSVALN from the coding sequence ATGCTCCTACGTTTTACGCTTCCGCGAGGCACTTCGCCTGCCGTCGTTTTTTCGCTCGCCCTAAGTTCCACGCTGTGGAGCGGCTGTTCCACGACCGACCAGAAAACCAGCCCGGTTGATCAGGTCATCGGTTCCATGTCGGACAGCCTGCCGGTTGTGCAACTCCCGGACGAGGCCGACCCGGAAGACGAAAACTGGAAAGGCATTGACCTGACCCCCAAAGCGCCGGTGTTGCCGCTTTATCCGGCCGAAGAAGCGCAGAAGTTTCTGTTGCCGGCCGGCTACCACATCGAACCCATTTTAACGGAACCTCAAATCCAGCAGCCCGGTGCCATTGCGTTCGACGGCAACGGCCGGATGTACGTGCTGGAATTACGGACCTACATGCTGACGGCCGACTCGGACGGCGAGTTGGAGCCGGACAGCCGCATCTCCCGCTGGGAAGACCGCGACCACGACGGCGTGTACGAAACCGGCACTGCGTTTGTCGACAGCCTGATTTTCCCGCGTTTCGTGCTGCCGTACGGCAAAGATTGCATCCTGACGATGGAGTCCGATGCCGACAACGTCTACAAATACACGGACACCGACGGCGACGGCAAAGCCGACAAAAAAGAACTGTTTACCAACAAGTACGGCCGTTCGGGCAATGTGGAGCACCAGCAGGCATTCATGTACTGGGGAATGGACAACTGGCTCTACAGCACCGTCAACGCCTTCCGCGTGCGGGAAACGCCGGGCGGGGTGATTCGGGAAAAGACCGGCTACAACCGGGCGCAGTGGGGCGTGGCGCACGACGACGACGGAAAACTCTGGTTCCAGGGGGGCGCCAGCGGGTTACCGTCCTACTTCCAGTTTCCCATCCATTACGGAAATTTTGAGGTCGAAAACGAATTTGCCGAAGGCTTCGACGTGCCGTGGGGGGCCGCCGTGAAAACGGCCGACATGCAGGGCGGCATGGACGAAATCCGCCAGCCCGACGGGTCGCTCAAGCGCGTGACGGGCTCCGCCGGCAACGACGTGTACCGGGGCGACCGCCTCCCTCGCGACCTCCAAGGACAATATTTCTACGGCGAGCCCGTCGCCCGCATCGTGCGCCAGATCAACCCGGTGGTTACCGAAGGGCTCACGACGCTGCACAACGTGTATCAGGACGAGCAATCGGAATTTTTGCGGTCGACCGACCCGCTGTTCCGTCCGGTCGATATGGCCACGGCCCCCGACGGGACCCTGTACATCGTGGACATGTACCACGGCATCATTCAGGAAGGCCAGTGGGCGCAAAAAGGTTCGTACCTGCGGACTAAAATCGAGCAGTACCAGCTCGACAAAGTCGTGGGGCTGGGGCGCATCTGGCGCATCACGCACGAGGGCCTGGAGCGGGACAAAACACAGCCCCGGATGTTCGAAGAACGTACGGCCGAGCTGGTCAACCACCTGACCCATCCCAACGGTTGGTGGCGTGACAAGGCCCAGCAACTGATCGTGTTGCGGCAGGATCGCTCGGTGGTGCCGCAGTTGGAAACGCTGGCGCGCCAGGACAAGAACATGCTGGCCCGGTTTCATGCACTCTGGAGCCTGGAAGGGCTGAACGCGCTGGACGTGACCCTGGTACGCGACCTTCTGCAGGACCCGAATCCACGGCTGCGCATTCAGGCGTTGCGCGCCAGCGAGACGCTGTACAAAACCGGCAAAAAGGAACTGGCGTCCGATTACCAGCGCATGCTGCAGGACCCCGTAACTGAAGTGGTCATCCAGGCCATGCTCACCGCAAAAGTGTTGCAACTTCCTGCGCTGGATCGCCATATCCAGGCGGCGATGACAGCAAATCAGGCCAGGGGTGTGCAGGTGGTCGGGAAGCAGATCCTGAATCCGCCTGTTGTCCGGGGCTTCGGCGTGAGTGGCGGTCCTGACTTAACGGAGACACAACTGGCGCTGGTAGAGCACGGGGCCGAAATCTTTAACGAATTGTGTTCGCAATGCCACGGTACCGACGGCACCGGTACGCCGGTTGGCGAAGGACAGGTGCTGGCCCCCCCGCTGACCGGTTCGCTGCGCGTGCAGGCTCACCCCGACTACGTCATCAAAACCTTGTTGCATGGCCTGACCGGCCCGATCGAGGGCAAGACTTACGCGGGGGGCATCATGGTGGGCATGCCGGAACAGTCGGACGAGTGGGTGGCCTCAGTGCTTTCGTTCATCCGCGTGAACCTGACCAACGAAGCGTCCCCGATTACCCCGGCCGACGTTGCCCGGGTGCGCAAAGCAAGTGCCGCGCAACAGGGGCCGTATCAGTACGCGGCCTTGCGGGCCTCGGTGCCGCAGGCATTGCCTCTGCAAGACAACTGGAACGTTACGGCCAGCCACACCGCTTCGGCGCGCATTGGCGGCACGGCGTCTCCCCGGAGCGCATTCAACTTTGAAGGCTGGACCACCGGCGAAACCCAGCAGAAAGGCATGTGGTTTCAGATCGAATTGCCGCGGCCGACGACGCTGACGGAGGTGCATTTCAATTCGCCACCGATCCGCAGCGGCTGGGGACCGGAGGCTCCGCCGCCCATTCAGACGTACCCGCGCACTTACGAAGTCCAGGTGTCGATGGATGGGAAAACCTGGTCGGAACCGGTAGCCACCCGGCAGGGAAGCGAAGCCGATCAGACAGTGGTGTTCGCTCCGGTCGACGCCAAATTTGTCCGCATCACGCAAACCACGACGGTAGAAGCCGAAGACACTGCGCCCTGGTCGATGCGGCAACTGCAACTCTTCGGACTCGTGACGTCGTCTGTGGCGCTGAATTGA
- a CDS encoding alpha-amylase family glycosyl hydrolase yields the protein MRHRLLLACLALCLLTHCQRPGSSATETTATVDNPPEAPFLWRNATVYFLLTDRFYNADTTNDVAFGRDEETAVLRGFLGGDLKGVTQQLKAGYFDKLGVTALWMTPLVEQVHGYVDEGTGKTYGYHGYWAKDWTTLDPSFGTAAELQELVTTAHQHGIRVLLDVVVNHTGPVTPDDPAWPDAWVRQSPTCTYEGYETTVECTLVKNLPDVHTESESPVDLPAQLVQKWQAEGRLEQEQQELDAFFAATGYPRSPRAYLIKWLTDYVRELGVDGFRVDTAKHTEAGIWSELKEQAEKAFADWKAAHPADVLDDNDFFMVGEVYNYAAGAGRAYDYGDRNVDFFDNGFEALINFDFKYDAKQPYDAFFTKYDTLLHGGALDGVNVLNYLTSHDDGQPFDPDRSQTLETGTRLLLAQGAAQIYYGDESARSLQIPGTEGDATLRSFMNWEALRSDTTAKATFDHFTRLGQFRRAHPAVGAGRHRALQAQPYVFSRRFEEGGYTDDVVVALDLPIGRKTIPVGQAFAEGRPVKDYYSGKTAQVQDGNVTFDTPHPVLLVAAE from the coding sequence ATGCGCCACCGCCTACTTCTTGCTTGCCTTGCGCTTTGCCTGCTCACCCACTGCCAGCGCCCCGGCAGTTCGGCGACCGAAACCACCGCCACCGTCGATAATCCCCCGGAAGCGCCTTTTCTCTGGCGCAACGCCACCGTCTATTTTCTGCTGACCGACCGCTTTTACAACGCCGACACGACCAACGACGTCGCGTTCGGGCGCGACGAAGAGACGGCTGTGCTGCGGGGCTTTCTGGGTGGCGATCTGAAAGGCGTGACGCAACAACTCAAGGCTGGTTACTTTGACAAGCTGGGGGTGACGGCGCTCTGGATGACACCTCTGGTGGAGCAGGTGCACGGCTATGTGGACGAAGGCACGGGCAAGACCTACGGCTACCACGGCTACTGGGCGAAAGACTGGACCACGCTGGACCCGAGTTTCGGGACGGCTGCGGAGTTGCAGGAACTGGTCACCACCGCGCACCAGCACGGCATCCGCGTGTTGCTCGACGTGGTAGTCAACCACACCGGGCCGGTGACGCCGGACGATCCCGCCTGGCCTGATGCCTGGGTCCGCCAATCGCCCACCTGCACGTACGAGGGGTACGAAACAACTGTGGAATGTACGCTGGTCAAAAACCTGCCCGACGTCCATACCGAAAGCGAGTCACCAGTAGATCTGCCCGCACAACTAGTGCAGAAGTGGCAGGCCGAAGGGCGGCTGGAACAGGAGCAGCAGGAACTGGACGCGTTTTTTGCCGCGACGGGCTACCCACGTTCTCCGAGGGCGTACCTGATCAAGTGGCTGACCGACTACGTGCGGGAACTGGGCGTCGATGGCTTCCGGGTCGATACAGCCAAGCATACGGAAGCGGGCATCTGGTCGGAATTGAAAGAACAGGCGGAAAAGGCCTTTGCCGATTGGAAAGCCGCCCATCCGGCCGACGTGCTCGACGACAACGACTTTTTCATGGTGGGGGAGGTCTACAACTACGCGGCGGGGGCCGGTCGGGCCTACGACTACGGCGACCGTAACGTCGATTTTTTTGACAACGGCTTCGAAGCGCTGATCAATTTTGACTTCAAGTACGACGCCAAACAGCCCTACGACGCTTTCTTTACCAAGTACGACACGCTGCTGCACGGCGGCGCGCTGGACGGGGTCAACGTGCTGAATTACCTCACGTCGCACGACGACGGCCAGCCGTTCGATCCGGATCGGTCGCAGACGCTGGAAACGGGCACGCGCCTGCTGCTGGCCCAGGGTGCGGCGCAGATCTACTACGGCGACGAGTCGGCACGGTCGCTGCAAATTCCCGGCACGGAAGGCGACGCCACGCTGCGGTCATTCATGAACTGGGAAGCCCTGCGCAGCGACACCACCGCCAAAGCTACGTTCGACCACTTCACGCGGTTGGGGCAGTTTCGGCGGGCGCATCCGGCCGTCGGGGCGGGGCGGCACCGGGCATTGCAGGCGCAGCCTTACGTCTTTTCCCGCCGTTTTGAGGAAGGTGGCTACACCGACGATGTGGTGGTGGCGCTGGACTTGCCGATCGGCCGCAAAACCATTCCGGTGGGCCAAGCCTTCGCCGAGGGGCGTCCTGTCAAGGATTATTATTCGGGCAAGACGGCGCAGGTGCAGGACGGAAACGTAACGTTCGATACGCCCCATCCGGTGCTGCTGGTGGCCGCGGAGTAA
- a CDS encoding mechanosensitive ion channel family protein has product MLTAYMDQLNALSPWLQLLFWISAALIGSLIVGLLLRWLMFRVVGYYERTYNYYLLESVIKHLRRPLAVFMPLFILALVIPATPVQALIRELPYVEFTVNKVVKVLLLLALGWLVLRILNVIQDVVFAQYSIATDNNFTARKVRTQMQFIKKLASVAVVIIISSIILMSFESVRQFGTGLLTSAGVAGIIVGFAAQKSIANLLAGFQIAFTQPIRIDDVVIAEGEWGRIEEITLTYVVVCIWDKRRLILPITYFIDHPFQNWTRVSADIMGSVFLYTDYTIPIEPLRDELTRLLESSKLWDRKVNVLQVTDSKEHTLELRALMSAATSSDAWDLRCYVRENLVNFIQKNYPECLPRTRALLARDEPRPSQNGHAHSEEISPGAEPPEKRQEG; this is encoded by the coding sequence ATGCTTACCGCTTACATGGATCAACTCAATGCGCTCTCGCCTTGGTTGCAACTTCTTTTCTGGATTTCCGCTGCCCTGATCGGTAGCCTGATCGTCGGTTTACTGCTGCGCTGGCTGATGTTCCGCGTCGTGGGCTATTACGAACGGACGTACAATTACTACCTCCTCGAATCGGTCATCAAGCACCTGCGTCGCCCGCTGGCGGTGTTCATGCCGCTGTTCATTCTGGCGCTGGTGATTCCGGCCACGCCGGTGCAGGCCCTGATCCGGGAACTGCCCTACGTGGAATTTACCGTCAACAAGGTGGTGAAAGTGCTGCTGCTGCTGGCGTTAGGATGGCTGGTCCTGCGGATTCTGAACGTGATTCAGGACGTCGTGTTTGCGCAGTACTCCATCGCGACGGACAACAACTTTACGGCCCGCAAGGTCCGCACGCAGATGCAGTTCATCAAAAAGCTGGCGTCGGTGGCGGTGGTGATCATCATTTCGTCGATCATCCTGATGAGCTTCGAAAGCGTGCGGCAGTTCGGCACGGGCCTGTTGACCTCGGCTGGCGTCGCGGGGATCATCGTCGGCTTTGCGGCGCAGAAGTCAATTGCCAATCTGCTGGCGGGTTTTCAGATCGCCTTCACGCAGCCGATCCGCATCGACGACGTGGTGATTGCCGAAGGGGAGTGGGGACGGATCGAAGAGATTACGCTGACCTACGTGGTAGTGTGCATCTGGGACAAGCGCCGCCTCATTCTGCCGATTACCTACTTCATCGACCATCCGTTTCAGAACTGGACGCGCGTTTCGGCCGATATTATGGGCTCCGTTTTTCTCTACACCGACTACACCATTCCGATCGAACCGCTGCGCGACGAACTGACGCGGTTGCTGGAATCGAGCAAGTTGTGGGACCGGAAGGTAAACGTGTTACAGGTGACCGACTCCAAGGAGCACACGCTCGAACTGCGGGCGCTGATGAGCGCGGCCACCTCGTCCGATGCGTGGGACCTGCGCTGTTATGTGCGCGAAAATCTGGTCAACTTCATTCAGAAGAATTACCCGGAATGCCTGCCCCGGACGCGGGCGCTGCTGGCGCGCGACGAACCCCGCCCCTCGCAAAACGGACACGCTCACTCGGAAGAGATCAGTCCCGGTGCCGAACCACCCGAAAAGCGCCAGGAAGGGTAA
- a CDS encoding YtxH domain-containing protein, giving the protein MDDGKVLLGFLIGVTTGVVAGILLAPSTGEDTRKAISDKASDYSSDAGEQLNKFMDKVSEFIDASLATINKKTDEYEVKAKDAVEKAKNAVNK; this is encoded by the coding sequence ATGGACGACGGTAAAGTGCTTTTGGGATTTCTGATCGGTGTGACTACGGGTGTTGTAGCAGGCATTCTGCTGGCGCCAAGCACTGGCGAAGATACCCGGAAGGCAATTTCAGACAAGGCCTCGGATTATTCGAGCGATGCCGGTGAACAGTTGAACAAGTTCATGGACAAGGTATCGGAATTTATTGACGCTTCGCTGGCCACCATCAACAAAAAGACCGACGAATACGAAGTGAAGGCAAAAGATGCTGTTGAGAAGGCGAAGAACGCTGTCAACAAATAG
- the aroB gene encoding 3-dehydroquinate synthase encodes MTQTTTLLIQENIGPTLAQWLADRSYSKIAVLTDTNTQRDCYPLLAEVLPPHVTYTVPAGEQHKHLATCQQIWHFLTEQQFDRHGVVLNLGGGVMGDMGGFCAATYKRGVDFVQLPTTLLAQVDASVGGKLGVDFEGYKNHVGVFAQPAAVLIGTDFLRTLPTRELRSGFAEVIKHCLIADAQQWEALRQVPFAQQDWLALVEHSVAIKSGITERDPKEKGERKLLNFGHTVGHAVESWLLAHPDRAILHGEAIAVGMICEGYLSVQQSGLSEADFRTMQTWLLDLYGKVTLSADDIAGIVPLARQDKKNRDGIIRSVLLEAPGRARYDQSIAETAMVEALAYYQTA; translated from the coding sequence GTGACGCAGACGACAACGCTTCTGATTCAGGAAAACATCGGCCCGACGCTAGCCCAATGGCTCGCGGACCGCTCGTACTCGAAAATTGCGGTTCTGACCGACACCAACACCCAGCGCGACTGTTACCCCCTACTGGCCGAGGTGCTGCCGCCCCACGTGACGTATACCGTACCGGCGGGCGAGCAGCACAAACACCTGGCCACCTGCCAGCAAATCTGGCACTTTCTGACCGAACAGCAGTTCGACCGGCACGGCGTGGTGCTGAACCTGGGCGGTGGCGTCATGGGCGACATGGGCGGCTTTTGTGCTGCGACTTACAAGCGCGGCGTCGACTTCGTGCAACTGCCGACCACACTGCTGGCGCAGGTCGATGCGTCGGTCGGTGGGAAGTTAGGGGTCGATTTCGAAGGTTACAAGAACCACGTCGGGGTGTTTGCGCAGCCGGCCGCCGTGCTGATCGGCACCGATTTTCTCCGGACCCTGCCCACCCGTGAGTTGCGTTCGGGCTTTGCCGAGGTCATCAAACACTGCCTCATTGCCGATGCTCAGCAGTGGGAAGCCCTGCGGCAGGTCCCGTTCGCACAACAGGACTGGCTCGCCCTGGTCGAACACTCGGTCGCCATCAAATCGGGGATTACGGAGCGCGATCCGAAAGAAAAAGGCGAGCGCAAGCTGCTGAACTTCGGGCATACGGTGGGCCATGCGGTCGAAAGCTGGCTGCTGGCGCACCCCGACCGAGCCATTCTGCACGGTGAGGCCATTGCCGTGGGGATGATCTGCGAGGGTTACCTGTCGGTGCAGCAGAGCGGCCTGTCCGAAGCCGACTTCCGGACGATGCAGACGTGGCTCCTCGACCTGTACGGGAAGGTAACGCTGAGCGCAGACGACATTGCCGGGATTGTACCGCTGGCGCGCCAGGACAAGAAAAACCGCGACGGCATCATCCGCAGCGTTCTGCTCGAAGCCCCCGGCCGTGCCCGTTACGACCAGTCGATTGCGGAAACCGCCATGGTCGAGGCGCTGGCGTACTACCAGACGGCCTAG
- a CDS encoding sugar phosphate isomerase/epimerase family protein — MKKTTLASRRQFLRTGATLVAGAAVVPSLTGAPAILKYFNKPNSLIEGVQIGVITYSFRSMPDQSAEATLQYVLDSGISAIELMGDPAEAFAGKPANPVDRRAFYGFLIKQRNGETLTDAEQKEMAEMRQQMEAYNKEVAAWRAKASLDKFAQLKKMYNQAGVRIYAYKPDAFGMNNSNAEIDFGMRAAKALGASHVTLEHPSDDAHTKKLGDMAQKHKVYVGYHGHEQQTPTFWDTALTQSKYNALNLDFGHFVAAGNADPLGMVKAQHDRILSMHLKDRQTPAHGKGNVVWGQGDTPIIPVLQLIRDQKYKFPATVELEYDIPEGSDAVKEVRKCLDYCRKALV, encoded by the coding sequence ATGAAAAAAACTACCCTTGCTTCCCGTCGTCAGTTTCTCCGTACCGGGGCTACGCTCGTGGCCGGCGCGGCCGTGGTGCCTTCGCTGACCGGTGCGCCCGCCATTCTGAAGTATTTCAACAAGCCCAATTCGCTCATCGAAGGGGTGCAGATCGGCGTCATCACCTACTCGTTTCGCAGCATGCCCGACCAGAGCGCTGAGGCCACCTTGCAGTACGTGCTCGATTCCGGCATCTCAGCCATCGAACTGATGGGCGATCCGGCGGAAGCCTTTGCTGGCAAACCGGCCAACCCGGTCGACCGGCGGGCGTTCTACGGCTTCCTGATCAAACAGCGTAACGGCGAAACCCTGACGGATGCCGAGCAAAAAGAGATGGCCGAGATGCGCCAGCAGATGGAGGCCTACAACAAAGAAGTGGCGGCCTGGCGGGCCAAAGCATCGCTGGATAAATTCGCGCAGCTGAAGAAAATGTACAACCAGGCGGGCGTGCGGATCTACGCCTACAAACCGGATGCCTTCGGCATGAACAACTCCAACGCCGAAATCGACTTCGGGATGCGGGCGGCCAAGGCGCTCGGAGCCAGCCACGTGACGCTGGAACACCCCAGCGACGATGCCCACACCAAAAAGCTGGGCGACATGGCGCAGAAACACAAAGTCTACGTCGGCTACCACGGCCACGAGCAGCAGACGCCTACCTTCTGGGATACGGCCCTGACCCAATCGAAATACAACGCGTTAAACCTGGACTTTGGGCACTTTGTGGCGGCCGGTAACGCCGATCCGCTGGGGATGGTCAAGGCCCAGCACGACCGCATCCTGAGCATGCACCTGAAAGACCGGCAAACTCCGGCGCATGGCAAGGGCAACGTCGTCTGGGGCCAGGGCGATACGCCGATCATCCCGGTGTTGCAACTGATACGCGACCAGAAATACAAGTTCCCCGCCACCGTCGAACTGGAATACGACATCCCCGAAGGCTCCGACGCCGTGAAGGAGGTGCGAAAATGCCTGGACTATTGCCGCAAAGCGCTGGTGTGA